In the Magnetofaba australis IT-1 genome, one interval contains:
- a CDS encoding nucleotidyltransferase family protein: MADMELTDAQRQMVVALAQRHLPNVEIWAYGSRVDGTARAASDLDLAAFVEPGQEAAAQELREAYEQSDLPFRVDLLLWRELPESFQQAIIANHVVLTSSRHGQKS; the protein is encoded by the coding sequence ATGGCTGACATGGAGCTGACCGACGCCCAGCGTCAGATGGTGGTGGCGCTGGCGCAGCGCCATCTGCCCAATGTTGAGATCTGGGCTTACGGATCACGTGTTGATGGAACGGCGCGCGCCGCTTCCGATCTGGATTTGGCGGCGTTTGTGGAGCCCGGCCAGGAGGCCGCCGCCCAGGAGCTGCGCGAGGCGTATGAGCAGAGCGACCTGCCATTTCGGGTGGACCTACTGCTCTGGCGCGAGCTGCCGGAGTCTTTCCAACAAGCCATTATCGCCAACCATGTTGTCCTGACGTCATCTCGCCATGGCCAAAAGTCCTAA
- a CDS encoding nucleotidyltransferase substrate binding protein, whose product MIDFNKLEKSLAHLKAQQNNRCALPPEMPTLMREAVDESVIQRFETCYDTLWKTLRRYLREELGLAETPASPKPIFRLANENNLLLSDIAHWLEYANARIATAHDYSDEKAQAALALMDRFIEDAEALLQSLTGRR is encoded by the coding sequence ATGATTGATTTCAACAAACTGGAAAAGTCCCTGGCGCATCTGAAGGCGCAGCAGAACAACCGGTGTGCGCTCCCGCCAGAGATGCCGACGTTGATGCGTGAAGCGGTGGACGAATCGGTGATTCAGCGGTTTGAGACCTGTTATGACACCCTGTGGAAAACGTTGCGGCGCTATCTGCGTGAGGAGCTGGGATTGGCGGAGACCCCCGCCAGTCCCAAGCCGATCTTCCGTCTAGCCAATGAGAACAATCTTTTGCTTTCGGATATCGCGCATTGGCTGGAGTACGCCAATGCGCGCATCGCCACGGCGCATGATTATAGCGACGAAAAGGCGCAAGCGGCTTTGGCATTGATGGATCGATTCATCGAAGACGCTGAGGCCCTGCTGCAATCTTTAACCGGACGGCGCTGA
- a CDS encoding MobA/MobL family protein: MAIYHLTVKVGSRAKGNSAMDKASYITRMGKYAHDRDEIAHTESGNMPSWINGGPMAYWINADRYERTNGTLFREVEFALPRDLHHVQQIDLTREYVAELTASGLPHTWAIHRGENDNGEAHNPHVHLMISERRNDGIMRSAQGWFKRAAVGNQDPASGGARKVDIGGSRKAWLANARARWAEVANTHLRAAGRESEIDHRSLAEQGIQRIPQRHLGPRLHAMEAKGIVTDRKQDMDILKSIQGELESAQREIGALKKEQSRLLAEYYLPKLKAQIQALGCAEYGVRIGRGKKYKYLDQATPKQVLSLASELIEQRRLAWSFEIQPAASLAQEWVLVEGVRQSALASMREEGVGSVVSVALGEGRHQAWVRLVTAVEPSGREEAVAILRERYAPDGRASVNPVFGEAAGWRFLAKVAESDEVSLLDDVVSVTQRDEAFCSAAFDLIIEANGRSEMHERLKRIERWEPRGRHGGREGVASPQAFYLESLHRQWREQGRALNWAFEDRKVVGEMVDNGYSALSIARALEEFSPEAARCLYFEAGDLSERYAEVLVDKVLQERRPEEEAPTPGSDFEP; encoded by the coding sequence ATGGCCATATATCATCTCACAGTTAAGGTTGGCAGTCGCGCCAAAGGAAATTCCGCCATGGATAAGGCGTCGTATATCACAAGGATGGGAAAGTATGCCCATGACAGGGATGAGATTGCTCATACGGAGTCTGGGAATATGCCTTCCTGGATTAATGGAGGCCCCATGGCTTATTGGATCAATGCCGATCGCTATGAACGGACAAACGGGACGCTCTTTCGAGAGGTGGAGTTTGCATTGCCAAGAGATCTTCATCATGTACAGCAGATTGATCTTACGCGGGAGTATGTTGCGGAGTTGACCGCTTCAGGACTGCCCCATACCTGGGCCATACATCGTGGAGAGAACGATAACGGTGAGGCGCACAATCCTCATGTACATTTGATGATTTCCGAGCGGCGAAATGATGGGATAATGAGAAGCGCTCAAGGTTGGTTCAAGCGTGCTGCGGTTGGCAATCAGGATCCGGCTTCCGGTGGGGCTAGGAAGGTGGATATTGGCGGGTCGCGAAAAGCGTGGTTGGCAAACGCGCGGGCGCGTTGGGCTGAAGTCGCCAATACGCATTTGCGTGCGGCTGGTAGGGAGAGTGAGATTGATCACCGTTCTTTGGCTGAGCAGGGCATACAGCGAATTCCGCAGCGGCACCTTGGACCGCGTTTGCATGCGATGGAGGCAAAAGGGATTGTTACGGATCGCAAGCAGGATATGGATATATTGAAGAGTATTCAGGGTGAGCTGGAGAGTGCGCAGAGGGAGATTGGCGCTCTGAAGAAGGAGCAGTCGCGCTTGCTTGCCGAGTATTATTTACCAAAGCTCAAGGCCCAGATTCAGGCGTTGGGGTGTGCGGAATATGGCGTACGGATTGGTCGTGGTAAGAAGTATAAATATCTCGATCAGGCCACGCCAAAGCAGGTATTGAGTTTGGCCTCTGAACTTATCGAGCAGAGACGGTTGGCGTGGTCGTTTGAGATTCAGCCAGCAGCCTCTTTGGCGCAGGAGTGGGTGTTGGTTGAGGGGGTGAGGCAAAGCGCGTTGGCGTCGATGCGGGAGGAAGGGGTGGGGTCTGTTGTGTCGGTGGCGTTGGGTGAGGGGCGACATCAGGCTTGGGTGCGGTTGGTCACTGCGGTTGAACCGTCTGGGCGAGAAGAGGCGGTGGCGATATTGCGTGAGCGGTATGCGCCGGATGGGCGCGCATCGGTCAATCCTGTGTTTGGCGAGGCGGCTGGGTGGCGATTTTTGGCGAAGGTTGCTGAGTCTGACGAAGTGTCTTTGTTGGATGATGTCGTGTCGGTGACGCAAAGAGATGAGGCGTTCTGCTCAGCGGCGTTTGATTTGATCATTGAGGCGAACGGGCGGAGTGAAATGCATGAACGTTTGAAGAGGATTGAGCGGTGGGAGCCACGAGGGCGGCATGGCGGGCGCGAAGGGGTGGCCTCTCCACAGGCGTTCTATCTGGAATCACTGCATCGCCAGTGGCGTGAGCAGGGGAGGGCGCTGAATTGGGCGTTTGAGGATCGAAAGGTTGTTGGGGAGATGGTGGACAATGGGTATAGCGCTTTGAGCATTGCGCGGGCTCTTGAGGAGTTTTCACCCGAAGCGGCGCGGTGTTTGTATTTTGAGGCGGGCGATTTGAGTGAGCGCTATGCGGAAGTTCTTGTGGATAAGGTGTTGCAGGAGCGGCGGCCTGAGGAGGAGGCCCCTACGCCTGGCAGTGATTTTGAGCCATGA